In Chitinophaga nivalis, a single genomic region encodes these proteins:
- a CDS encoding bifunctional alpha,alpha-trehalose-phosphate synthase (UDP-forming)/trehalose-phosphatase, whose translation MRKTIIVSNRLPVKITENDGEFTLQPSEGGLATGLGAIYREGNNIWIGWPGQEITDPATQEKIAKQFKQLNLMPVYLTQDEINNFYEGFSNETLWPVFHYMSVYARYEQTYWDAYYQVNQKFRDIILKVAEPDDIIWVHDYQLLLLPGMLRAALPEISIGFFQHIPFPSYELFRLIPWRAEILEGMLGSDLMGFHTFDDTRHFLNAVSRVLPVNTTANVVSYNDRAVVVETFPMGIDYGKFSSLGNDPEVLEQVQSLKENFKEDRLILSIDRLDYSKGIRQRLQAFELLLQLHPEYIGKIVLYMIVVPSRDTVPQYKELRDEIDKQVGNINARFRTLSWHPIQYFYRSFPVSTLSALYNFSDICLVTPMRDGMNLVSKEYVASRNNNDGVLILSEMAGASKELSDALIVNPNNLGAIIRAIVDALNMPLPEQQRRMKPMRQVVSKFNVHHWVKLFMTRLKEVNEMQQNMLARLVSQETASMIRQQYREAKQRIIFLDYDGTLVGFQSNIDAASPDPDLYQLLRELAAVPGNHIVMISGRKHETLGEWFGHLPLDLIAEHGAWQKTKDGEWFELPGLTDTWKQEIQPMMEQATDRTPGSFIEEKTYSLVWHYRKVESGLGELRANELMNTLRYYTMEKGLQVLPGDKVIEVKNIEINKGKAALSWLNHKQYDFIMAMGDDVTDEDIFKALPPKAFSIKVGGQVSAAQYYLRSYHEVRHLLRTLKK comes from the coding sequence ATGCGAAAAACCATTATTGTATCGAACAGGCTTCCGGTTAAGATTACAGAGAACGACGGCGAATTTACCCTGCAGCCCAGTGAAGGCGGACTGGCAACTGGTCTGGGCGCTATTTACAGAGAAGGCAACAATATCTGGATTGGCTGGCCAGGCCAGGAGATTACCGATCCGGCTACACAGGAAAAGATAGCGAAGCAATTCAAACAGCTCAACTTAATGCCGGTTTATCTTACCCAGGATGAAATCAACAACTTCTACGAAGGATTTTCGAATGAAACACTGTGGCCGGTTTTCCACTATATGTCCGTTTATGCCCGCTATGAACAAACCTACTGGGATGCCTACTATCAGGTGAACCAGAAATTCAGGGATATTATTTTAAAAGTAGCGGAGCCGGATGATATCATCTGGGTACATGACTACCAGCTGTTATTATTACCAGGCATGTTGCGGGCAGCCTTACCGGAAATTTCCATCGGCTTTTTCCAACACATCCCGTTTCCGTCGTATGAACTGTTTCGCCTCATTCCATGGCGGGCCGAAATCCTGGAAGGCATGCTGGGATCTGACCTCATGGGCTTTCATACCTTTGATGATACCCGTCATTTTCTGAATGCCGTCAGCCGTGTACTGCCTGTGAACACCACCGCCAATGTGGTATCCTATAATGACCGCGCAGTTGTCGTGGAAACTTTTCCCATGGGAATTGACTACGGCAAATTCTCTTCCCTCGGCAACGACCCGGAAGTACTGGAACAGGTACAAAGCCTGAAAGAGAACTTTAAGGAAGACCGGTTAATCCTTTCCATCGACCGGCTGGATTACAGTAAAGGGATCCGGCAACGGTTGCAGGCATTTGAGCTCCTGCTGCAACTACATCCTGAATATATCGGTAAGATTGTATTGTATATGATTGTAGTGCCTTCCCGTGACACGGTACCGCAGTATAAAGAGCTGCGTGATGAAATAGACAAACAGGTAGGCAATATCAACGCCCGGTTCCGTACCCTCAGCTGGCATCCGATCCAGTATTTTTATCGTTCATTCCCTGTGAGTACTTTATCGGCCCTGTATAATTTTTCCGACATCTGCCTGGTAACACCTATGCGTGACGGCATGAACCTCGTGAGTAAAGAATATGTTGCCAGCCGGAATAATAATGATGGGGTATTGATCCTGAGTGAGATGGCAGGTGCATCTAAAGAATTAAGTGATGCCCTGATTGTGAACCCCAATAACCTCGGGGCTATCATCCGGGCTATTGTGGACGCGCTGAATATGCCGTTGCCGGAGCAACAACGCCGGATGAAACCAATGCGGCAGGTGGTCTCCAAATTCAATGTGCACCACTGGGTAAAATTATTTATGACCCGCCTGAAAGAAGTGAACGAGATGCAACAGAATATGCTGGCCCGCCTCGTGAGCCAGGAAACGGCTTCCATGATACGACAACAATACCGGGAAGCGAAGCAACGGATTATCTTCCTGGACTACGATGGTACCCTGGTAGGCTTTCAATCCAATATTGATGCAGCATCGCCCGATCCGGACCTGTACCAGCTGCTGCGGGAGCTGGCCGCCGTTCCCGGTAATCACATTGTGATGATCAGCGGCCGTAAACATGAAACCCTGGGCGAATGGTTCGGGCATCTACCCCTGGACCTGATAGCAGAACATGGTGCGTGGCAGAAAACCAAAGACGGCGAATGGTTCGAATTACCCGGACTCACGGATACCTGGAAGCAGGAAATACAACCTATGATGGAACAGGCTACCGACCGTACTCCCGGTTCTTTCATAGAAGAGAAAACCTATTCCCTGGTATGGCATTACCGGAAAGTGGAATCCGGCCTGGGAGAGTTACGCGCCAATGAGCTGATGAACACCCTGCGGTATTATACCATGGAAAAAGGCTTACAGGTATTGCCCGGCGATAAGGTCATAGAAGTAAAGAATATAGAGATCAACAAAGGAAAGGCTGCCCTCAGCTGGCTCAATCACAAACAGTATGATTTCATCATGGCTATGGGAGATGATGTGACAGACGAAGATATTTTTAAGGCATTGCCCCCCAAGGCATTTAGCATTAAAGTAGGTGGGCAGGTATCAGCCGCGCAGTATTACCTGCGGAGTTATCATGAGGTGAGACATTTGTTGCGGACGCTCAAGAAGTAG
- a CDS encoding Gfo/Idh/MocA family protein, whose amino-acid sequence MDTIRWGIIGCGNVTEIKSGPAFRLAANSDVVAVMRRNGALAADYAARHQVSRYYDNAEALLDDPAVNAIYIATPPDSHEAYALAAIERGYPVYIEKPVGLNAAAAHRIADAVTAAGAVASVAHYRRRLPAFTCVQQLLREKRIGQVTGIDLRLWHTPLAGDGGWRMDGPISAGGAGGHFHDLAPHQIDILLYYFGQPVHCTGISSGGGKQIPHTISGQILFENDILFNGSWNFRVAETETKDECIINGTKGSIRFHFFQHFDRVTLHTGHHTQEFRFETPAHIQQYLIADVVKYFRGEQPNPSSVTEAALGMDILEKLLG is encoded by the coding sequence ATGGACACTATCAGATGGGGTATTATAGGTTGCGGCAACGTAACCGAAATAAAAAGCGGCCCGGCTTTCCGGCTGGCTGCCAACAGCGACGTGGTAGCCGTGATGCGCAGAAATGGCGCACTGGCAGCAGATTATGCCGCCCGGCATCAGGTCAGCCGGTATTATGACAATGCGGAAGCTTTGCTGGATGATCCGGCCGTAAACGCCATTTATATTGCCACACCGCCAGACTCTCACGAAGCATATGCACTGGCCGCCATTGAAAGGGGCTATCCGGTATATATCGAAAAGCCGGTAGGCCTGAATGCCGCCGCCGCTCATCGTATAGCCGATGCCGTGACAGCTGCTGGCGCGGTGGCCAGCGTGGCGCATTACCGGCGCAGGCTACCTGCATTTACCTGCGTACAGCAACTGCTCCGGGAGAAACGTATCGGACAGGTAACGGGCATAGACCTACGTTTATGGCATACCCCTCTGGCCGGCGACGGTGGCTGGCGGATGGATGGCCCTATCAGTGCGGGAGGCGCCGGAGGGCATTTCCACGACCTGGCGCCACATCAGATAGACATCCTGTTGTACTATTTCGGGCAACCGGTTCATTGCACGGGTATCAGCAGCGGCGGCGGGAAGCAGATCCCGCATACCATCAGCGGACAAATCCTCTTTGAAAACGACATCCTGTTCAACGGCAGCTGGAATTTCCGGGTGGCTGAAACGGAAACAAAGGATGAATGTATTATCAATGGTACCAAAGGGAGCATCCGGTTCCATTTCTTTCAGCACTTCGACCGTGTGACCCTGCATACCGGTCACCATACACAGGAGTTCCGCTTTGAAACACCTGCGCATATACAGCAGTACCTCATTGCCGACGTGGTAAAATATTTCAGGGGAGAACAACCTAATCCCAGCAGCGTTACTGAAGCTGCATTGGGTATGGATATCCTGGAAAAACTATTGGGCTGA
- a CDS encoding EamA family transporter — translation MNLLEKRTGTISSKTILCLLAVYIIWGSTYLGMKIATKTVPPFLLSGLRFLLAGSLLLGVGLWREKIWPTRRQFLSACLVGVLLIGVGNTCVAVAVHYMPSGLVALLIAAMPAWFMGLDWAFFSRKRPSALTMVGIGLGFLGLFLLFNPFGAHDVRTFPLWPVGVVLIGSISWAVGSLSVPRLQMPTQIISTAIQMLAGCVLCFLISTVLEPGAWQTLPAMNLEGWTAYLYLVLFGSLVGYTSYSWLARNAPPRLTATYAYINPIVALVLGWAIGNESITPMLGVAAAIVIAGVVLMTMGKK, via the coding sequence ATGAATCTTCTGGAAAAAAGAACGGGAACCATTTCTTCGAAAACCATCCTTTGCCTGCTGGCCGTCTATATTATATGGGGCTCTACTTATCTGGGCATGAAGATCGCCACTAAAACAGTTCCGCCTTTTCTGTTGTCGGGGTTACGCTTTTTACTGGCAGGGAGCCTGCTGCTGGGCGTTGGGCTATGGCGCGAAAAGATATGGCCTACACGCCGCCAGTTCCTGTCGGCCTGCCTGGTAGGCGTGTTGCTGATTGGTGTAGGTAATACCTGTGTAGCTGTTGCCGTTCACTATATGCCTTCCGGATTGGTAGCGCTGCTGATAGCGGCCATGCCAGCCTGGTTTATGGGGCTGGACTGGGCCTTTTTCAGCCGTAAGCGTCCTTCCGCGCTAACCATGGTGGGGATAGGGCTGGGATTTCTGGGCCTGTTCCTGTTGTTCAATCCCTTTGGCGCGCATGACGTACGTACCTTCCCGTTATGGCCGGTAGGCGTAGTGCTAATCGGCAGTATCAGCTGGGCCGTCGGGTCGTTGAGTGTACCAAGACTGCAGATGCCTACCCAGATTATCAGCACGGCCATCCAGATGCTGGCGGGCTGTGTATTATGTTTCCTGATCAGCACCGTGCTGGAACCTGGCGCGTGGCAAACGTTGCCGGCCATGAACCTGGAAGGGTGGACTGCTTATCTTTACCTGGTACTGTTTGGCTCCCTGGTAGGTTATACATCCTACAGCTGGCTGGCCCGGAATGCGCCGCCCCGGCTCACGGCTACCTACGCCTATATCAATCCGATCGTAGCGTTGGTGTTGGGATGGGCCATCGGTAATGAAAGTATTACGCCCATGTTAGGCGTAGCTGCCGCTATCGTTATTGCCGGCGTGGTATTAATGACAATGGGCAAGAAATAA
- a CDS encoding CGNR zinc finger domain-containing protein — protein MEKPITDLRLYGGVLCLDFVNTVSNRKKEGAYDYLAGFKILLQWYAHTGALSPKIIHTLERLAKGYPQKAAVIFEKNIQLRELLHRIFIAAIHRKPPLPPDLVQLNAFIADTYANIEMSWLPAGKTGQLQFNAPALEQVNWWLVKSAVELYTGNKLQQVRECPSCGWLFLDNSRNGSRKWCSMSTCGDVSKVTRCYERNKKSKHTTDKPK, from the coding sequence ATGGAAAAACCGATTACTGACCTCCGGCTGTATGGCGGAGTACTGTGCCTTGATTTTGTGAATACCGTCAGCAACCGAAAAAAAGAGGGGGCATATGACTACCTCGCCGGATTCAAAATATTACTACAATGGTATGCCCATACGGGGGCATTATCTCCCAAAATTATTCATACCCTCGAACGCCTCGCCAAAGGATATCCGCAAAAGGCCGCCGTTATTTTTGAAAAAAACATCCAGCTCCGGGAATTACTACACCGCATCTTTATAGCAGCCATCCATCGGAAACCACCTTTACCGCCAGACCTGGTACAGTTGAATGCTTTTATTGCAGATACCTACGCCAATATAGAAATGAGCTGGCTGCCGGCCGGCAAAACGGGGCAGCTGCAGTTTAATGCGCCCGCCCTGGAACAGGTGAACTGGTGGCTGGTGAAATCTGCCGTAGAGCTGTATACGGGTAACAAGCTGCAACAGGTGCGGGAGTGCCCGTCGTGTGGCTGGCTGTTTCTCGACAACAGCCGCAACGGATCGCGGAAATGGTGCAGTATGAGCACCTGCGGCGATGTCAGCAAAGTAACCCGCTGCTATGAACGCAATAAGAAATCGAAGCACACCACCGATAAACCCAAATGA
- a CDS encoding decaprenyl-phosphate phosphoribosyltransferase, giving the protein MQYLYLLRPKHWAKNAFLFIPLFFAGEIFNWTKVQHVMVAFVSFCLIASSIYIINDYRDIEADRKHPKKCKRPLASGAVSKTAALVMFVLCIVAGMALALSIKQKFAFVVSIYFVLNLLYTYGLKDVSILDIIILATGFVLRIKAGSVASHIAVSEWLVIMVFLLALFMGIAKRRDDVLIKLKSGEEMRKAAKGYNLDFMNVMLSLVAAVIIVAYLMYTLSPETEQRFNTYRLYYTCLFVIGGLLRYLQITYVENDTGSPTRILYKDRFIQLTILLWVLSFYVIIYLPTNKSFFE; this is encoded by the coding sequence ATGCAATATTTATATTTACTCCGACCTAAACACTGGGCTAAAAATGCTTTTTTATTCATCCCTTTGTTTTTTGCAGGTGAAATATTCAACTGGACCAAAGTGCAACACGTGATGGTCGCTTTTGTGTCTTTTTGTCTGATCGCCAGCAGTATTTATATCATTAATGACTACCGGGATATTGAAGCCGATAGAAAGCATCCCAAAAAATGTAAAAGACCACTGGCTTCCGGCGCCGTTTCCAAAACAGCCGCGCTGGTCATGTTTGTGCTTTGCATTGTTGCCGGGATGGCGCTGGCCCTGAGCATCAAACAGAAATTTGCATTCGTCGTCAGCATTTACTTTGTACTCAACCTGTTGTATACATATGGCCTGAAAGATGTGTCTATCCTGGATATCATTATCCTGGCCACCGGATTTGTACTGCGTATCAAAGCAGGAAGCGTAGCCTCTCACATCGCCGTATCGGAGTGGCTGGTGATCATGGTGTTTCTGCTGGCACTGTTCATGGGGATTGCCAAACGACGCGATGATGTACTCATCAAATTAAAGTCCGGCGAAGAAATGCGGAAAGCCGCCAAAGGGTATAACCTCGATTTCATGAACGTGATGCTGTCACTCGTAGCTGCCGTTATTATTGTTGCCTACCTCATGTATACCTTGTCGCCAGAAACCGAACAACGGTTTAATACCTACCGGCTTTACTATACCTGTCTCTTTGTAATTGGCGGATTATTACGATATTTGCAAATAACTTATGTAGAGAACGATACCGGTTCTCCTACACGTATCCTTTACAAAGACCGTTTTATTCAATTAACCATACTCCTGTGGGTCCTGAGTTTTTATGTGATTATTTATTTACCCACTAACAAAAGTTTTTTTGAATAA
- a CDS encoding FAD-binding oxidoreductase gives MQKRLANWGNYPAIASEESAFTQEDQLRNFVGSHHRIIARGNGRCYGDASLSAQSISMLKYDKVLAFDTTNGILEVQAGVTLDQLLDIIVPQGWFLPVTPGTKYITIGGAVASDVHGKNHHVDGAFSRHIIEMDVITGEDNTLCCSQTEHADLFWATCGGMGLTGIITRVKFRLKKIATAYIRQTQLKARNLEEVIRLFDEYKHYTYSMAWIDCLQQGDTFGRSILIVGEHATPEELSPRQQQAPLTLPAKRKLVVPFNLPSFVLNTFTVKAFNWLYYHKNYKREMHKVIPYEPFFYPLDAILHWNRGYGKAGFVQYQFVLPLEKKDGLVAILQKISEKGWGSFLAVLKVFGNQDDLISFPMEGYTLALDFPVRKGLLPFLDELDEIVLQYGGRLYLSKDARMKQEVFWKSYPNAQRFADIVQQYNADSKFASIQSERLLLTK, from the coding sequence ATGCAGAAACGGTTAGCTAACTGGGGGAACTACCCCGCTATTGCCAGTGAAGAAAGTGCATTTACGCAGGAAGATCAGCTGCGGAACTTTGTAGGCAGCCATCACCGCATCATTGCCCGGGGCAATGGCCGTTGTTATGGCGATGCCTCCCTCAGCGCACAGAGTATTTCCATGCTGAAATATGATAAGGTACTGGCTTTCGATACCACCAACGGTATCCTGGAAGTACAGGCCGGCGTTACCCTGGATCAGCTGCTGGACATCATTGTGCCACAGGGCTGGTTTCTGCCGGTAACACCCGGCACCAAGTACATCACCATTGGCGGCGCCGTTGCCTCCGATGTACATGGTAAGAACCACCACGTAGATGGCGCCTTTTCCAGACATATTATCGAGATGGATGTGATTACAGGAGAAGACAACACCCTGTGCTGCTCTCAGACTGAACACGCCGATCTCTTCTGGGCTACCTGCGGTGGTATGGGCCTGACTGGTATCATCACCCGGGTGAAATTCCGCCTGAAAAAAATTGCTACTGCCTATATCCGGCAAACACAACTAAAAGCCCGGAACCTCGAAGAAGTCATCCGCCTCTTTGATGAATATAAACACTACACCTATTCCATGGCCTGGATCGATTGCCTCCAGCAAGGCGACACTTTTGGCCGGAGTATCCTGATCGTAGGCGAACATGCCACACCGGAAGAGTTAAGCCCCCGGCAACAACAGGCCCCCCTGACGTTACCGGCTAAACGAAAACTGGTGGTACCGTTTAACCTGCCTTCTTTCGTACTCAACACGTTCACTGTGAAAGCCTTCAACTGGCTTTACTATCATAAAAACTACAAGCGGGAAATGCACAAGGTCATTCCCTATGAACCTTTCTTTTATCCGCTGGACGCTATCCTGCACTGGAACCGGGGTTACGGCAAAGCAGGATTTGTACAATACCAGTTTGTGCTGCCGCTGGAAAAGAAAGATGGCCTGGTAGCTATCCTGCAAAAGATCAGTGAAAAAGGCTGGGGGTCCTTCCTCGCCGTACTGAAAGTATTCGGCAACCAGGATGACCTTATATCTTTCCCGATGGAAGGCTATACGCTGGCCCTCGACTTTCCCGTACGCAAAGGCCTGCTGCCTTTCCTCGACGAACTGGATGAAATCGTATTGCAATATGGCGGTCGCCTGTACCTGTCCAAAGATGCCCGCATGAAGCAGGAAGTCTTCTGGAAAAGCTATCCGAACGCGCAGCGCTTTGCGGATATTGTACAGCAGTATAATGCCGATAGCAAGTTTGCTTCCATACAATCTGAAAGATTATTACTGACTAAATAA
- a CDS encoding SDR family oxidoreductase, which produces MPTLLLLGAGSDMAIAIARKFAAEKYNIQLAARNAAAISPLQQDLQVRYGITATTHAFDALASDSHAAFFDALSVKPDLTICVFGYLGDQEQAQNSWQEAHTIIHTNYTGAVSILNVVANHYAAQQKGSIVGISSVAGERGRQSNYIYGSAKAGFTAYLSGLRNRLFRSGVHVMSVQPGFVNTRMTQHLTLPPLLTAQPEAVATAVYKGVQRKKNVLYVKWHWKYIMLIIKLIPEGIFKKLKL; this is translated from the coding sequence ATGCCTACCCTTTTACTACTGGGCGCAGGTTCCGACATGGCTATTGCCATTGCCCGGAAATTTGCCGCCGAAAAATATAATATTCAACTGGCAGCGCGTAATGCAGCGGCCATCAGTCCTTTACAACAGGATCTGCAGGTACGTTATGGTATTACCGCTACCACACATGCTTTTGATGCCCTTGCATCCGACAGCCATGCGGCCTTCTTTGATGCCCTCTCGGTGAAACCGGATCTGACCATCTGTGTATTCGGTTATCTGGGCGACCAGGAACAGGCACAAAACAGCTGGCAGGAAGCGCACACCATTATCCATACCAATTATACCGGTGCAGTTTCCATCCTCAATGTAGTGGCCAACCATTATGCCGCCCAACAAAAAGGCAGCATTGTAGGTATCAGTTCTGTCGCTGGTGAAAGAGGCCGGCAAAGCAACTACATTTATGGCAGCGCCAAAGCCGGCTTTACCGCCTACCTCAGTGGATTGCGCAACCGGCTTTTTCGTAGCGGCGTTCACGTGATGAGTGTACAACCCGGCTTTGTCAATACCCGGATGACCCAGCACCTGACCTTACCACCACTGCTCACAGCGCAGCCGGAGGCAGTAGCGACCGCCGTTTACAAAGGCGTACAGCGGAAAAAGAACGTGCTATATGTTAAATGGCATTGGAAGTATATCATGCTCATTATCAAATTAATACCAGAAGGTATTTTCAAAAAACTCAAGCTGTGA
- a CDS encoding HAD-IB family hydrolase encodes MTIAFFDFDGTITTRDTLWEIIRFQKGSVRMYAGGCWLLPALIAYKCKLIPAQQMKEKVLAHFFGEMTEPDFAARCADFCTQRLPQLIRPAALKAIRQHQQEGHQVVVVTASVRQWVAPWCTALGIDCISSALDVQQQRITGKLAGANCNGAEKVRRIRQQFNLDNFREIYAYGDSSGDKPMLAIAQHAYFRLF; translated from the coding sequence GTGACCATTGCATTTTTCGATTTCGATGGTACCATTACTACCCGCGATACACTCTGGGAGATCATCCGCTTTCAGAAAGGCAGCGTAAGGATGTATGCCGGTGGTTGCTGGTTGTTACCTGCATTGATCGCCTATAAGTGTAAGCTGATTCCTGCGCAGCAAATGAAGGAAAAAGTATTGGCGCATTTTTTCGGGGAGATGACCGAACCGGATTTTGCCGCCCGCTGCGCCGACTTCTGCACACAACGGCTCCCGCAGTTAATACGGCCTGCTGCTTTAAAAGCCATCCGCCAGCACCAGCAGGAAGGCCACCAGGTAGTAGTCGTAACCGCTTCCGTGCGGCAATGGGTAGCGCCGTGGTGTACTGCGCTGGGCATCGACTGCATCAGCTCCGCACTGGACGTACAACAACAACGCATTACCGGAAAACTGGCCGGGGCGAATTGTAATGGCGCCGAAAAAGTACGGCGTATACGGCAACAGTTTAACCTGGATAACTTCCGGGAAATATATGCCTATGGTGATAGCTCCGGCGACAAGCCTATGCTGGCCATTGCGCAACACGCTTACTTCCGGTTGTTTTAA
- a CDS encoding acyl-CoA desaturase: protein MTAILIFFCVHWFFSLFFHTFYLHRYASHQMYTTSKFWERFFYFATWFFQGSSYLIPRAYGVMHRMHHEFSDTEHDPHSPHFFKDVWSMMVQTRTIYNGFVTRTSKVDPKFTAEPLPEWDAMDKFGDSNITRFAWMAAYIGFYIAFVPAGMWYLYLLLPIHFLMGPVQGAIVNWCGHKYGYSNFDNGDKSKNTSPWGIILMGELFQNNHHKFKDSPNFAKKWYELDPSYQVMKLLNLVGIIKLKPALITPAQLKNAKAA from the coding sequence ATGACGGCGATCCTGATATTCTTTTGTGTGCATTGGTTCTTCTCCCTGTTCTTTCACACATTCTATTTACACCGGTATGCTTCTCACCAGATGTATACCACCAGTAAATTCTGGGAGCGGTTCTTTTATTTCGCTACCTGGTTTTTCCAGGGGTCTTCTTACCTGATTCCAAGAGCTTATGGTGTGATGCACCGTATGCACCACGAATTCAGTGATACAGAACACGATCCGCATTCTCCGCACTTCTTTAAGGATGTATGGTCAATGATGGTGCAGACCCGTACTATATATAATGGTTTCGTTACCCGTACCAGCAAGGTAGATCCTAAATTCACTGCAGAGCCATTACCAGAATGGGATGCGATGGATAAATTCGGTGATAGCAACATCACCCGCTTTGCCTGGATGGCGGCTTATATAGGTTTTTATATAGCCTTCGTGCCTGCAGGTATGTGGTATCTGTACTTACTGTTACCCATTCACTTCCTGATGGGGCCTGTACAGGGTGCTATCGTAAACTGGTGCGGTCACAAATACGGTTACAGCAACTTCGATAACGGAGATAAATCTAAAAATACTTCTCCATGGGGTATTATCCTGATGGGTGAATTATTCCAGAACAACCACCACAAGTTTAAAGATAGTCCTAACTTTGCCAAGAAATGGTACGAGCTGGATCCTAGCTATCAGGTAATGAAGCTGTTGAATCTGGTGGGTATCATCAAACTGAAACCAGCGTTGATTACGCCGGCACAGTTGAAAAACGCCAAAGCGGCTTAA